Sequence from the Acropora muricata isolate sample 2 chromosome 10, ASM3666990v1, whole genome shotgun sequence genome:
TGCGCACTCTTTTTATCGCTGCTTTTACAAAAACACACCGGACGAAAAATCTCTCTCCAGTCCACTGCTCATTAATGTCGCGCATTGTCAATCACAGACCGGAAGTTCTTAAGGAGCGGAAGGCACATTCCCGCCCCCAGTCGAGACTCTATCGAGACTATTTATAGTAACAAGACCTAAGCTTCCGCTTCTTCTAGCAAACACAGTTTCGTTATTGGTCTTTTGTACTGTCCACACTGAGTACGCACAGTAACTGCTCGCACCATTTCGTCTTTTCCGGGGTAAGTAGACACGATCCTGCCCAATGGTCATACATCCCGTGGCTGATTTGGTTCAGCTACAAGCACAACATCTCCCACTTTCAGATTCAGTTTCTTCTCTTTCCACTTCTTCCTTTCTGACAAGCTAGGAAGGTATTCTTTGCTGAAACGCCTCCATAAAAAGTTAGCTAGCGCTTGAGACTGCCTCCACAGTTTTGTTGAGTTAACCTCTCTGTTACTAACATTGGCATCTTCGAAACTTGGATTTGCGCGGAGAAGTAACAGGTGATTTGGAATAAGTGCTTCTATATCTCCTGCGTCAAGATACATGGGTGATTGGTCGACTGTTCAATATACCCTCTGCCTCAACAAGGGCAGTCCTCAGTGCTTGTTTAGAAACGACTCTGTCCTTTAAGATCGCCTTTAGTGTCTTCTTTGAACACTGCACCAGTCTCTCCCACGCGCCTCCAAAGTGTGGAGCGCTGGGTGGCCGAAACTTCCACTCGATTTCTTCAGGTGAACAGAAGTTTTGTACTCTCTCCTCATCTAGTTGCCTCAGGCATTTCCGCAGCTCGTTATTGGCTCCAACAAAGTTGGTGCCGTTATCGCTAAACATTCTCTGAGGCCGACCACGCCGGGCTATGAACCTCTTCAATGCCATAATGAAGTCATCTTTTGAAAGGCCATCCACCAGTTCGAGATCGCAAGCTCTTATGCTCATACAGACGAACAAGCAACCATAGACTTTGACTTCGCTACGTCTGTCCTTAAGCAACATCGGACCGAAAAAGTCAACTCCAGTGTTCCTAAACACCATTCCTAACCCAAGCTGTGAGTGCTAAACATCTTCTTATCTCACTTCGTCAGGATAATCTCACTAAGCGTCGAAAAAAGCTTAAAGCCGCCCTTATGCTTAAAATATTAAATGGTCTTGCTCCAGATTATCTACATGACCTGTTTTCAATTCGCACCACAAAATATGTCAGGAATCTAGAAATGAAGCTTAGTTTGCCCAAACCAAATACAAACTATCTCAAAAGAAGTTTTAGCTACAGTGCGGCTTCACTATGGAACAACTTACCCAACAATTCACGTACGATCGAATCCTTAgatcttttaaaagagaagTGAATCGATTTTATGAAAACGAGGGTTAGGCTCCCACACGGCAACCTtgtaaaacagtatttttattatagtaggtattgaattttattgtactattgctattgtatttttactgaaggttttaccgtgtttaaataaagcatgTATGTATCTATGTATGTATCTATCGTCTTTTGTAAATTTCAGCAAATCAACGCGAAAGGGTCCACTACTCGAAATTAAACGCGTAAAATCAGAAACAGGGAGGAACAGTTTTCTATTTAGAGCTCCGATTGTCTGGAACTCCTTGGATAGTAGATCTAGATTTTCAGAAGAGCTTGATGTGTTCAAAGCTGAACTTAAGcggaacaaaaaacaacttaaaaaagtttctttcagtCGGGGTACTATAACAAACTCCAATAAGGATCTaggaaattttatttacttttagttAATGTATAAGGAATTAAGTCTAGTTTAAAATGAGTTAAATCTTATAAATATTAACTTTTCTATAagtattttaatgtaatttgtaaaattaatcctattagatgttgtaaatattttagataagttttaagcaggtccacatcagcataTGCTGCCTTTTCTTGTAACCTgctaaaacaaataaagttgtatgtatgtatgtatgtagttGTATGTAAGCCTGCATTCAGGTAGGTCTCCCATTTTTTTGCTCTTGGGGCTTTGGTGAGGCAGTTTGGCGATAACAGTAATTGCACTTGAATTTTGCATTCCGCACCGCTTGGCGACCATGGATTATCCAATACTCCGGCCTAATTTGATTCAGCAGATGCTCAGTAGGCGGATGATGGTAAGAACAATACATCTCATTGATGCTCTGCAAGTTCATGACGCGAGTCAATGATCTTAGGATGTCGTGCACGGTATGGTATGGACTGGGCTTTCTGCAGTCTTCCACCGACGACTAGATATCCGTCCTCCAGTCTCGGGTCAAGAGAATTTAGTCTGCTCTGCTTATGGATCTCCTGACGCGCCTCTCTTCACTGAATGATTCTAATTGTGCTTTCTTAACCAAGTAATTCTGAGCAGATCTCAGCTCCAACACTGTAAGTTGTCCTGTCATACGTGCTTCCTCCTTCACTCGCGTGTTATTTGCAAACCGCCTCACATACGCGACCACTCTTCTCAGTTTTGTGAGCGATGAATACTTCCTCCATCTCAACACGGGTTCAGTCTCCTGAGACACTCCAGCCCATTTCAATTTCCTTTCACTTTTGTCATCTTCCTCCTGGGGTGCCTCAACTTTACTCTCCGGCCACAGCTTTGCTGACTTCAATAGAAACTCAGGTCCATCATAATAGGGGTGATTCACATTGAGTTGATCAGGGCGTAGGCCTCGGGTGATGTCATCTGCAGGATTGCTCTCTGTTGGCACCTACCTCCAACACACCTTGCCCGCCCCCAGTGTAGAGTCTAGGTCACTCATAATCGTATGAATCTCAGACACACGGTTACCAACAAACGCCTTGTAGTTAGAACTTGCTTGGTCTATCCAGTGCAGAACTGTAGTAGAATCACTCCAGAAGGCAATCTTCTCTATCTTCATCATAAGCTCCGCCGTCAGTGTCTCAGCAAGGCGTGCTGCCAAGAGTGCCCCCGTTAAGTCAAGCCTGCGAATTGATTGTGCTTTCAGTGGTGCGACTCGTCCTTTCCCAGCGACCAGCCTACACTCCACCGCGTTATCCTTGAACTCTCGCCTCAAATACGCACATGCACCATAGGCATCCTGGCTTGCATCACTGAACACTTGCAACGAGGCTTCTCGCACAGGTTTGTCCTGACTGAGGAGGGCTCTAGGAATCCTCACGACATCAAGCTCTGCTGCTTCTCTACGCCACTCACGCCATACTCGAAAGTCATCCTCCATCAACTCATCATCCCAGCCATGCTTTATAAGATTCAAATTCTGCAGTACTATCTTACTTCTGATTGAGAACGGTAGCAGGAGTCCTCGAGGATCCCAACTGAGAATACTTGGCTTAGGATTTTCCTCTTTGTGTTACCAGCATCCCCTTGGAGTCCAGTAAATTTCAGTACATCTTCCTCAGCGTCCCACACGACGGCTAACGCTTTATCTGTCGGTAATTTATTCTCACTCAACTCAAGGAATCGCGGGGATCTGTCCTGTTCTGGAAAGGTTGCAAAGACTGGATCATTTGTAAGCCACTTGTGAAGATGGAAACCTCCGCGACGCAGTAACTGGGTCATTTGCTTCCGCATTTCTATCGCTCCTTCTCGAGAATTGGTAGATGGTAGGCCGTCGTCCATGTAAAAATGCTTGTAGACTGCTTTCACACCTAAGGGAAGATCTCCATTCTCATCCGCATTCCGCCGCATTGCGTAGTTTGCCGTGGACGGCGCTGACACTTCTCCGAACACTGTTCTTTCGAACTGATACACGCTCTTCTGGTGATTCTCTCCATAAGAACCTCATCGACGGCTTATCTATTTCAGGCAGGCGTAGCATGTGGTACATTTCTTTAACGTCTGCGGCCGTAGCGATTCTTCCTTCACAGAATCTTAGCAGAACTCCAAACAGGGAGGACAGAAGGTTTGGCCCCGTAAAGATCTTATCGTTCAGACTTTGGCCCATGAATTTCGCTGATGCATCATACACTCTTCTTAGCCAATCAGGTTTCTTGGGGTGGATAACAAACCGATGCGGTAAGTACCAAGTTATTTTGCTTTCACTTTGTAACTAAGCTTCACTTAGTTTCTTCACATAGCCCCTTTGAACATCGTCCTGTATCGACTAAGCGTATTTCTCTCTTATCTCAGGATTGTTCTCAAACTTCTTCTCTAGAGATTTTATTGTCTGCTTCGCCATGTTGAAATTGTTAGGCAGGTGTGGGTCCTCCTCTCTCCACAGCAGCCCTGAAACGTACGCATCTTCTCCGTCAATTTTAACTGTTGTTCGTTCTATCAAAGAAAGTGCTCGCTTGTCCACTCCCAAGGTCTCTGTCTCCAACTGAGCCAAGACCAACCGCTGTAACTCTTCGTCTTCACCTGCAGATCTTTCCTACGCTTTAAACGCATTGTAAGGTGATACTGCTCTGTGATCACCCGGTAACCAGTTAGTGACTGCCCAGCCAAGTGGAGTCTCAACAGCGTAGGGCACTTTATCGTAACACCAATGCTCTGAGGGTTTCACAATTCGTTTTGGCAGAATCAAGTTTGAGTTGTTAGTTCCAATTATCAGTTGCACTGGACTCGTGTCAGTATCACGCAGATCCAAGCCTTTCAGATGATTATAACTGAGCTTGATTGTGGACCACCTCAATCTCTGATCAGGGCCGTTCAGGCTGGGAACCGTCTTCACATCACGCGATACGTACTTGACTTCCTCTCTTCCAACTCGAGCAACACTGCCTTTCTTGATATGCTGCGAGGTAAAtgttttctgcgaattaacgcCTTGAATTTCAAGATCCACTTCTTTGCCACTAAGTCCTAATGCCGCCGCTAAGTTTTCATCCATAAGTGTAGTATTGCAACCCGAGTCACGCAATGCCATCACTTGTCGCTCCTCTTTGTCTCCAAACACAACTACCAGTAGTACCTCAACCAACGCACGACCATCAGTTTCAAGACCTGAGGAAACTGAATGACTATACTGCTGACGCAACTCCTCCACCTGATTTGATGCAGCCTCGCTATGCTGACTGTGCTGAAGAGTATTCACTGAACTTCTCGCACTGTCCACCATTCTCCGCGGTTATTGTTTTGCTCTTCTCCGTTCAATAAACTTCAAGTCGACATCATGAACGAGTGTGTAATGACGCATGTCACAGCCCTCAACTGTACACCTGTGCTTATTTCGACACTTATTTAAACGATGGCCTGGTAACAAACAGGATAGACAAAGCTTATGTTCATCGACAACCTGTTCCTTCTCATTTGTTGACATTCTCTCAAACACCTTGCACTCTTGTAATTTGTGGTTAGTTGACTTGTGGACTGGGCACTTCACTGCCACATTGTTGGTGCGGGAAGAATTTTCTCCTGTTGTTCCTGCAAACAACTCAGGCACAGAGGGATCACCGATCTTGCGCACACCACTTCTGACCGAATCCGGTCGCCTCCAATCTTACTTCTCTAGCATCCACCGCTGTTTTGACTCACTTATTCTCGCCTCCCTTTCCAGCCAACTTGCAAATGACTCCCATGTGGACAATTGCGACTTTCCTTCCACAAACTCAGCCCATTTACCACAAAGGCGAAATGGAAGTTTAGCAACACACGTCTCGGGAATTTGGGATTTAAGCTCGTGAATGAAGCAGTGTTCTTTGTATACACCAATTAGCTCTGAGACTATTTCCTGATACTGCCTGATTTGCTCACTCTTTTCTTTTACTATCGCTGGGAATTGATCAACACGCTTCTTAGCAACTGATACCACTGTGTCCACGCGGCCAAAACGCTCATCCAGTgctttccaagcctctagatatCTATCGGAACCCGGCATGAATTTGGCTAGGCATGACTTAGCACTTCCTTCGACAGCATCTAGCAGGAACTTAAGCTTTTCAACGTCATCGTAGACTTCCCTTTCATCAACTTCTACTTTAAACGTTGCTTTGAACTTAGAATACCCCAGCGGATTGCCGTTAAACTTTGGTACACTTGGCTTCACAATTTTCACGAAAGCTGGAAAATATGCTTGAACAACTGATCAATAGTATTCACTGAGAAGCTTGGCGTTCCTGTGGCATGAGCGTCACACGCAGGCGGTTTATTTGCATTACTTGAATTAATCTTCTGTGTTTCAAGCTCCTTTTTCCCATCTCCTGGACTAGACTGATTTACTTTCGAAGCGAGTTGTTCGTCAGCTTCTGCATTCTGAACAACAGGAGCGGAATTCGTGCCTAAGCGCAAAACTCGATCATTCACACTGTCAACTGGTAATTCACTAAGTTCCTCATCGATGATATCCGCGTTGTTGGAGACAAAATCCTCCTTGGCGAGGGCGTCCTCAAACTCGTACTCCAATTTCGATTCTTCAGCTTTCTCTCTGAGCTCTAACACTACGACACGTCGCTCGGTTTCGGTGCGAAAGAGTTTGATTTCTTCTTCACATTTTTGCTCGGCTATTTTTAGCTCAAGCGCGAGCTTTTCGGCTTGTAATTTCTTCCTCAAAATTGAACTTTTACTTGACTTGGATGAACGCGTAGATCCTTTAGACGTAAACAATACTGGTCTTTGTTCTCTCGGCTCGCTTTTCCCACTCATTTGTGTCGAAACGAGCACGTCCACAGATTATTCAAACGTTCAAAGTTATTGTTGATACATCGCTCAACGGTTCCACTCTTCGCTTGCTGTCGCTTTAATTCGCacaatttcactttgttttccgCAAGACACTCCACATCCGGCTCGGAAGGACCAAAAATGTCACTCAGACATTAACACAAGCGCtggttcttttcttttaaacacaACAATTTTAATACGCGCTCGTTTTATCGCTGCTTTTACAAAAACACACCGAACGAAAAATCCCTCCCCAGTCCACTACGCATTAATGCCGCGCATTGTCACACAGACCGGAAGTTCTCTCTGCGCTGTCATTTACCCGTTATCGAAAGTTGGGTGTACTGGGCTTTCTTCCTGCCATTAGCCGCATCGAGAAAATGTTCTGCCTTAACGGTAGCATCAGCATGGGCGGTCTCATGTCTTGATTGTGCATGATTAATTAAGGAGCGCACGAAACTTGTTTTGAGATGTACAATACCTTATGACGGCGTTTGCTGTTTTCTTGCAGTGTCACTAAGGTTTACTAGCTTCTTCCTGATTCGCCTTGAGGGAACTTTAACTTGTGTGCATTTAGCCATTCTCCTTCGAGCAACCCGTCTTCGTGTTTCAGCTCATTCTCCAGATGATGAAGAGATGGCATTTAATTATCTGATTTGTTAGCAAATCTGTAGTGCGACTTGAAAATGGACTTCTGGGGGATGATTCACTCACAATAATGAGTTCGATGCTTGGACTAACCTGAACCAACTTTCAGatctttttctctattttcctTCCAACCTATAATGCTACTGTACTATAATAGCACATTAAGCATATAATATCCGTGTAGAAtaactgtttttattaagaactaCAGgataaaaaaacgttttcatgCTGATTTTATTCCGGTCCAAAACGACTTTCGTTGGCCATTTTTTTCATACCTGCAGAAAACGTTTCTGCTCGCTTTATTGCTAATgcgttccttgaccatattaggcACAGCAGGTATATGAACGAATAgcctgtgtccggcgagccTATGAAAATGCTGAAAATCTAATATCCGTAGTTGCTTTcttaataagtaaataaataaaaataaataaataaataaatataagcATATTGTGTGTTACGGCCGTgttagtttttaatttttgacctgaGGAAGGCGGAACGGTCGAAATGTCGTATTAAAATCGCCCAGAACAGTCAAGAGTTGGTCTCTTCGTCGTTTCTTTCACACTGATTTATAATTATAAATCACAAATTGTGCGACTTATGACAGTCATGTGGTATGGCATGTGTACAGTTTGTAACGTCATAAGTTTTTgaacaaaaacttgaatatctcagAAACGGCAGAATATATTTCAAAATAGAAAACActattcttcatcatttttaaaggtctttaaaataaacaaaagacaTTTTTGGCACtttaagtttaagaaacgaccgGAAACACTTCCTGGTGCCAAATGACGAGATCACATGATATGGGCACTGTCGCGCGAACAGTTGAATGAAAAATCAAAGGCGAAGCGAATTACAGCCGAAATGAGAATAAGGCACTCTTAGCTTCACGGGCTGTTTTGGACGGGTAAAAACCTTACTGCAGTGTTCGCAAGTGTTCAAAGTTCAAACTCATCGAGAATTGTAATAATTGTGGAGATTTACGCTGTAGTTGTAAAAATACTGGGGAAAGCTCTTTTGATCTCCATGTGAAACGGAGGTTGcactttttgaaaaattattttctaaaagaaCTGCTCTCCCGGGCGCGTGATGTGAAAATTCGTCTGGGATTGGTCGGCACTGCTGCTGGATTTCGTTTCCTTTCCCATGCACTGAGGACGTATTTCCAATGAAATGACTGAGAACGAGTGACATCTTTTGTTGTTCTTCCATCGAAGACCGCTCGATGAACGAATCAACAGCCTGATCGGCATTAAGTCCCGTTGTCTCACAGTCATGGTCGGAAAGCAGTGTGACAGATGTAGATCTGAGGCAGTGGTTTGTAAGATGTGGCTCTGTACCTGCTCTCTTTCATCATGCTATCGAGTGTAGCTGTGCAAACAGATGCGTTGCAAAACCAGATTTTGTCGTGTGTGGGATTTTTCCTTTGACTATCTCTTGGTCTCCGAAACAGAGCATCGGACGTTGAGTTGAGATGGTCTAGGTAGTTCTTGAGCGTTTTTACTTGACTCCTTTCAGATCCCGGGACGGAAAATATCTTCTCGCCGGATTCATCTTCAGCATCGGCTTAGGCCGCCCCAGTGATTTTTTTTAGCCGACAAGGAACCAGGCTCACTTCTATTCAGTTCGTAGTATTCAACACCTTGTGGAGTTTTTTGAAGAGAAA
This genomic interval carries:
- the LOC136930476 gene encoding uncharacterized protein; amino-acid sequence: MRRNADENGDLPLGVKAVYKHFYMDDGLPSTNSREGAIEMRKQMTQLLRRGGFHLHKWLTNDPVFATFPEQDRSPRFLELSENKLPTDKALAVVWDAEEDVLKFTGLQGDAGNTKRKILSQVFSVGILEDSCYRSQSEVR
- the LOC136930475 gene encoding uncharacterized protein yields the protein MVFRNTGVDFFGPMLLKDRRSEVKVYGCLFVCMSIRACDLELVDGLSKDDFIMALKRFIARRGRPQRMFSDNGTNFVGANNELRKCLRQLDEERVQNFCSPEEIEWKFRPPSAPHFGGAWERLVQCSKKTLKAILKDRVVSKQALRTALVEAEGILNSRPITHVS